From a single Helicovermis profundi genomic region:
- a CDS encoding efflux RND transporter periplasmic adaptor subunit, with protein sequence MKLKNISIFILIIVISFSFASCTKNDEKDAIPKEISTSTKEAIHVKTEKIAYKDFNTNLSITSVVVPKDSAYISSKSSGIVKDIYFDVGSNIKVNDELIKLDDENLIVQKNKILLSIKIARFNLENNKKDLNDYKALYEKGAVTKKNLQALENKYKASEFSLESAKYDFDSLQLAIKNTSIKSPIDGIVTEKNIASGESINPGTRCFKIIDISSVYSSAGVSESFINNIKKGQEVKVTSADTGKVYSGVIASINPEMNPLTKKYDIKVLIDNSDLNLKPGMSTVLSFDVNKTLKVLSVNKLSLILIDSKNYVFINDNGTAKKTEITIGNSTDNYYEVLSGLNANSEVVTSGSGLLKDGDLIVVEK encoded by the coding sequence ATGAAGCTTAAAAACATTTCAATTTTTATTCTAATTATAGTTATTTCGTTTTCATTTGCTTCATGTACAAAAAATGATGAAAAAGATGCAATTCCTAAAGAAATATCTACAAGTACAAAAGAAGCTATACATGTTAAAACCGAAAAAATAGCTTACAAAGATTTTAATACTAATTTATCTATTACTTCAGTTGTAGTTCCAAAAGACAGTGCTTATATTTCTTCAAAATCAAGCGGTATTGTTAAAGATATTTACTTTGATGTTGGCTCCAATATTAAGGTGAATGATGAACTTATCAAACTTGATGATGAAAACTTAATTGTTCAAAAAAATAAAATTCTTCTTTCAATTAAAATTGCTAGATTCAATTTAGAAAATAATAAAAAGGATTTAAATGATTATAAAGCTCTTTATGAAAAAGGTGCTGTTACTAAAAAAAATCTTCAAGCATTAGAAAACAAGTATAAAGCATCTGAATTTTCACTTGAGAGCGCTAAATATGATTTTGATTCACTTCAACTAGCTATAAAAAATACTTCAATCAAATCACCAATTGATGGTATAGTAACTGAAAAAAATATTGCTAGTGGTGAATCAATAAACCCAGGAACAAGATGCTTTAAAATAATTGATATTTCAAGCGTATATTCATCAGCAGGTGTTTCAGAAAGTTTTATAAATAATATAAAAAAAGGACAAGAAGTTAAAGTAACTTCGGCAGATACTGGTAAAGTTTACAGCGGAGTAATTGCAAGTATCAATCCTGAAATGAATCCCTTAACAAAAAAATATGATATTAAAGTACTAATTGATAATAGTGACTTAAATTTAAAACCTGGTATGAGTACAGTTCTCTCTTTCGATGTTAATAAAACTTTAAAAGTTTTATCAGTAAATAAACTTTCTCTTATATTAATTGATTCTAAAAATTATGTTTTTATTAATGATAATGGAACTGCTAAAAAAACTGAAATTACTATTGGTAATTCAACTGATAATTACTATGAAGTTCTTAGCGGATTAAATGCTAATAGTGAAGTAGTTACTAGCGGAAGTGGTTTATTAAAAGATGGAGATTTAATTGTAGTAGAGAAATAA
- a CDS encoding efflux RND transporter permease subunit, which translates to MDNESKKTNEQNNEFKKENLNFLGKWSAFFIERYRIVFLIILIISILGVSSFLTISRELQPEVILPYGNIFTLYSGVSPEEIESLITDKIEKQISDVSDIKNISSYSGFGYSQIFVEFNQGVDIDSKVSDLREKVSSIQNSLPSDSETPTVESFETNNSPILIINVTSDRPITELKNIADDISDRLESEADIKEALVIGGLKKQINVIVDPKLLYNYKISLDDINNAINSSNLNFPGGNITLDKKNYTIRTVGEFTNLDEIKNTVIKYNGNTPIYLKDIAKVENGFKKVTSYSRMSVTNANSDVNIKSSISISVKKKATADIINTSVLIKNILKDEKGTLYPDDITIKISGDTAKFVVDQLGGVTSNAISGLLLVLIVLFLFIGLRESIIVSTVIPLAIMSTLWLLKLYGLTLNTITLFSIVLAVGMLVDNGIVIMENIDQLRFKGYSAKDASIIGTNQIAPAVLSSMLTTVAAFFPIALTSGIMGAFIKSIPITVIFALVSSFLIAMTVTPALSAIILKKHRSDKAEKIDTKKVFLIKKSLSVIFIFILGLLAFREDGNITTLSYVFGAIFASLMLVKIITAHRGGEKLPIIKKYSDFLYSIVKSRKKRLIVISATFIAFMLSMSLIFTGALNVNMFANDDMDRLYIAVQSPNGSTIDLTDDVVKSIEKHLVNIKEIDTFVSNIGITGADSFEGFGGADNSDPTIAKIVIDLVDKSKRDKTSIVLAKELRASLKNIPGATIDVQELQNGPPQNNPVLIKINGTNLDKLRKTTRDLEKILSTIPGTRDISSSVKLGNPELQIVVNKEKAAEFGLNDLSIALQVRNAINGITSTTFTKNKTDTDIVIRTSENLLTSKSDIDSIYIFNRMGQAISLSQVAKIVEKESLTSIQHDDKKRYMYVSSKVITGYNATNIVSQFKDKVKNYNLDDNTTINYGGEFEDINLSFTEMFRNMLIAAILVFLILSLQFNSLSQPIIILITVPMAMIGVMPGLLITGNEFGFVAFIGVVSLVGIAVNDAIVLVDYINYLRKSGMDLYEAVKETGKSRFMPVMATTITTTGGILPLSLKEKFFQPLGVTLIFGLLTATVLTLVIIPAIYTSLEERKIRKKTKKLKKLTLKGGTLNEA; encoded by the coding sequence ATGGATAATGAATCAAAAAAAACAAATGAACAAAATAATGAATTTAAAAAAGAAAATTTGAATTTTTTAGGTAAATGGTCTGCTTTTTTTATTGAAAGGTATAGAATAGTTTTTCTAATTATACTTATAATTTCAATACTTGGAGTATCTTCTTTTCTAACAATTTCAAGAGAACTTCAACCTGAGGTTATATTACCTTATGGTAATATTTTCACACTTTATAGTGGAGTCTCTCCGGAGGAAATTGAAAGTCTAATTACTGATAAAATTGAGAAGCAAATTTCTGATGTAAGCGATATTAAAAATATATCTTCTTACTCTGGATTTGGTTATTCTCAGATTTTTGTAGAATTTAACCAAGGTGTAGACATTGATTCAAAAGTAAGTGATTTAAGAGAAAAAGTATCATCAATTCAAAACTCGCTCCCTAGTGATTCTGAAACTCCAACAGTTGAATCTTTTGAAACTAACAATTCACCTATTTTAATTATTAACGTTACTTCAGATAGGCCAATTACAGAATTAAAAAATATTGCAGATGATATATCTGATAGATTAGAATCTGAAGCGGATATTAAAGAAGCTCTTGTAATTGGTGGGTTAAAAAAACAAATCAATGTTATTGTAGATCCAAAACTGCTTTACAACTATAAAATTTCACTAGATGATATTAATAATGCCATTAACTCTTCAAATCTAAACTTCCCAGGTGGTAATATTACATTAGATAAAAAAAATTATACTATTCGTACAGTTGGAGAATTTACAAATCTTGATGAAATAAAAAATACTGTTATTAAGTATAATGGTAATACTCCAATTTATTTAAAAGATATTGCTAAGGTTGAAAATGGATTTAAAAAAGTAACATCCTATTCAAGAATGTCTGTAACTAATGCTAATAGCGATGTTAATATTAAATCATCGATTTCTATCTCCGTTAAGAAAAAAGCAACTGCAGATATAATAAATACTTCTGTACTAATTAAAAATATATTAAAAGATGAAAAAGGCACTCTTTATCCAGATGATATAACTATAAAAATAAGCGGAGACACAGCAAAATTTGTTGTAGATCAACTTGGTGGAGTTACAAGTAATGCTATCTCAGGTCTTTTACTTGTTTTAATTGTCTTATTCTTATTTATTGGCCTAAGAGAATCAATAATTGTTTCAACAGTAATACCACTAGCAATTATGTCTACCCTATGGCTTTTAAAGCTATATGGGCTTACTCTAAATACTATAACTTTATTTTCTATAGTTCTCGCAGTAGGTATGCTAGTCGATAACGGAATCGTAATTATGGAGAATATTGATCAATTAAGATTTAAAGGTTACTCGGCTAAAGATGCTTCTATTATTGGTACAAACCAAATTGCCCCAGCTGTTTTGTCATCAATGTTAACAACGGTTGCTGCCTTTTTCCCAATTGCTTTAACCTCTGGGATTATGGGCGCTTTTATAAAATCAATACCTATTACAGTTATTTTTGCTCTCGTTTCTTCTTTTTTAATCGCCATGACTGTAACACCCGCGCTTTCTGCAATTATTCTTAAAAAGCATCGTTCAGATAAAGCAGAAAAAATCGATACAAAAAAAGTGTTTTTAATAAAAAAATCGCTTAGTGTAATTTTTATTTTTATATTAGGTTTACTCGCTTTTAGAGAAGACGGTAACATAACAACACTTTCTTATGTATTTGGTGCTATTTTTGCTTCTTTAATGCTTGTAAAAATAATTACAGCTCATAGAGGTGGCGAAAAACTACCTATTATAAAAAAATATTCGGATTTCTTATATAGTATTGTAAAATCACGAAAAAAACGTTTGATAGTAATTAGCGCAACTTTTATAGCTTTTATGCTTAGTATGTCTCTTATATTTACTGGAGCATTAAATGTTAATATGTTTGCTAATGACGATATGGATCGTCTTTATATTGCTGTTCAATCGCCTAATGGATCAACAATTGATTTAACAGATGATGTAGTAAAGAGTATTGAAAAACATTTAGTCAATATTAAAGAAATAGATACTTTTGTTTCAAATATTGGTATTACTGGAGCAGATAGTTTCGAAGGTTTTGGTGGTGCAGATAATAGTGATCCTACTATCGCAAAAATTGTTATTGATTTAGTTGATAAATCAAAACGAGATAAAACTTCAATAGTTCTTGCAAAAGAACTTAGAGCTTCACTTAAAAATATTCCAGGAGCAACTATCGATGTTCAAGAATTACAGAATGGACCACCGCAGAACAATCCGGTTTTAATCAAAATCAATGGAACAAATCTTGATAAGCTTAGAAAAACTACTCGTGATCTTGAGAAAATATTATCCACTATTCCTGGAACACGCGATATATCTTCCAGTGTAAAACTTGGAAATCCCGAACTTCAAATAGTAGTTAATAAAGAAAAAGCAGCAGAATTTGGACTTAATGACCTTTCCATTGCTCTTCAAGTTAGAAATGCAATTAACGGTATTACTTCAACCACATTCACAAAAAATAAAACGGACACAGATATCGTTATTAGAACTAGTGAAAATCTTCTTACTAGTAAATCTGATATTGATTCCATCTATATTTTTAATCGAATGGGTCAAGCAATTAGTCTAAGTCAAGTTGCAAAAATTGTTGAAAAAGAAAGTCTTACTTCGATTCAACACGACGATAAAAAAAGGTATATGTATGTTTCTTCAAAAGTAATAACTGGTTACAATGCAACAAATATAGTTTCTCAGTTTAAAGATAAAGTAAAAAATTACAATTTGGATGATAATACAACAATAAACTATGGTGGAGAATTTGAAGATATTAATTTATCTTTTACAGAGATGTTTAGAAATATGCTAATTGCAGCTATTCTTGTTTTTCTAATACTTTCTCTACAATTCAATTCTCTATCACAGCCAATAATAATCCTCATTACTGTACCAATGGCAATGATTGGAGTTATGCCTGGCCTATTAATTACTGGTAATGAATTTGGATTTGTCGCTTTTATTGGAGTTGTATCTCTTGTTGGAATTGCAGTAAACGATGCAATAGTATTAGTTGATTATATTAATTATTTAAGAAAAAGTGGAATGGATTTATATGAGGCAGTTAAAGAAACTGGGAAATCAAGATTTATGCCTGTTATGGCAACAACAATTACTACTACCGGAGGTATTCTTCCACTTTCATTAAAAGAAAAATTCTTCCAACCACTTGGTGTAACTTTAATATTTGGTCTACTTACAGCAACCGTATTAACTTTAGTAATAATTCCCGCAATCTACACTTCACTAGAAGAGAGAAAAATAAGAAAAAAAACTAAAAAACTAAAAAAACTAACACTAAAGGGAGGTACGTTAAATGAAGCTTAA
- a CDS encoding M16 family metallopeptidase — protein MIEKKVLKNGITLISKQMPYVRSVSIGCWFKTGSINENETNNGVAHLIEHMLFKGTKTKDFKAIAVFTDKMGGELNAFTSKESTCFYTSVLEKHMNDALEILSDIIINPLFLNEEIEKEKSVVLEEINLYEDSPEDLLIDMTSEVVFRGTPLMRPILGTKESIGRLNRQSILEYYNKHYVAKNLIISVAGNFDERTLENTIYNKFKNIKDEEIIKQEGISNCFNAGILSKNKDIEGNHFNISFPGISYDSAEVYQIMALNNIVGGSVSSRLFQRIREKNGLVYSIDTSNNFLSDSGTFDIEYSVNDDNIDELNKLLVSEIDQLRKDGITEEELYIAKEQLLSSYLLGLEDSVSVMNWLGRSIIHSDRVKTEKEVENNIEKITVEQVNNLIKIVFGKGKIALTAVGKKADINSKRVYEYLTNNI, from the coding sequence ATGATAGAAAAAAAAGTGCTTAAAAATGGTATTACATTAATTTCAAAACAAATGCCATATGTAAGAAGTGTTTCAATTGGATGCTGGTTTAAAACAGGATCAATTAACGAAAATGAAACAAATAATGGAGTTGCACATTTAATTGAGCATATGCTATTTAAAGGAACAAAAACAAAGGACTTTAAAGCTATTGCTGTGTTTACTGATAAAATGGGAGGAGAGCTTAATGCTTTTACTTCAAAAGAATCAACTTGTTTTTATACTTCAGTGCTTGAAAAACATATGAATGATGCACTTGAAATTCTTTCTGATATTATAATAAATCCACTTTTTTTAAATGAAGAGATTGAAAAGGAAAAGTCAGTAGTACTAGAAGAAATTAATCTATATGAGGATTCTCCAGAGGATTTGTTAATTGATATGACGTCAGAGGTCGTTTTTAGAGGCACACCATTAATGAGACCTATATTAGGCACAAAAGAATCAATAGGCAGATTGAATAGGCAGAGCATATTGGAATACTATAATAAACACTACGTGGCAAAAAATTTAATTATTTCAGTAGCAGGGAATTTCGATGAAAGAACTCTAGAAAATACAATATATAATAAATTTAAAAATATTAAAGATGAAGAAATAATCAAGCAAGAAGGAATCTCTAATTGCTTTAACGCTGGAATTTTATCAAAAAATAAGGATATTGAGGGAAATCATTTTAATATAAGCTTTCCAGGAATTTCTTATGATTCAGCTGAAGTTTATCAAATAATGGCATTAAATAATATAGTTGGTGGAAGCGTAAGTTCAAGGTTGTTTCAAAGAATAAGAGAGAAAAATGGTTTAGTTTACTCAATAGACACATCCAATAATTTTCTTTCAGATTCTGGAACATTTGATATAGAATACAGTGTTAATGATGATAATATAGATGAATTAAACAAACTATTGGTAAGTGAAATTGATCAACTAAGGAAAGACGGTATAACTGAAGAGGAACTCTATATTGCTAAAGAACAGCTGCTTTCAAGCTATCTACTAGGTCTAGAAGACTCTGTAAGCGTAATGAACTGGCTTGGAAGGTCCATTATACATTCTGATAGAGTTAAAACTGAGAAAGAAGTTGAAAACAATATTGAAAAAATAACGGTTGAACAAGTAAATAATCTGATTAAAATTGTATTTGGAAAAGGGAAAATTGCACTTACAGCAGTGGGTAAAAAAGCAGATATTAATTCAAAACGAGTTTATGAGTATTTAACTAACAATATATAA